The Planctomycetia bacterium genome includes a window with the following:
- a CDS encoding S41 family peptidase translates to MRRRVFSTCRAWVCALVVVVATPSLLPAQVSLGTPAQFAPSSTAAPLAAPTLSNTAGGTALNAASVSPQAQQDVAESLRTGRQLESERRWSEALTWYEEALRRNPQQPVLEERLHLTRIHYDLSGRFGDPTYRESLKTLGRDKTLELYDEILTKIQTHYVEPPHWQQLVDSGTAGLMEAMLDPLFLEATLPGVPQARVEAFRRVLRDRVFGVATQDRQGTLNLAAHAAQLAREQLGMNETAVIYEYICGAANALDPYSTFLSSGKLNEVYSQIEGNFVGLGIELKANDGALLIVKVFGGGPADRAGLRAGDRIVAVEGRTTQELSSDQAANMLQGTEGSSVEVTIASPGIAERRLRVRREQIEVPSIDDIKIVDATLGIAYLRLTCFQKTTSRDLDAALWRLHREGMKSLIIDLRGNPGGLLNISVDVVDKFVNEGTIVSTRGRNPNEDYSYSARKPGTWQVPLVVLIDGDSASASEIFAGAIRDHRRGTIVGARSYGKGSVQGIYPLNTVQGGIRLTTAKFYSPQGHPFSRIGVSPDVAVAPVPPQATAQFAARPTDDGRFVQQAPAGDPAMDAALGVARSQFAQR, encoded by the coding sequence ATGCGTCGCAGGGTCTTCTCTACTTGCCGTGCTTGGGTTTGTGCGCTGGTCGTCGTCGTCGCGACGCCGAGCTTGCTGCCGGCTCAAGTGTCGCTCGGCACTCCCGCCCAGTTCGCTCCGTCGTCGACCGCGGCTCCGCTGGCCGCACCGACTCTGAGCAACACCGCCGGCGGCACCGCGCTCAACGCCGCATCCGTCTCCCCGCAAGCGCAGCAAGACGTCGCTGAATCGCTCCGCACGGGCCGGCAGTTGGAGTCGGAGCGCCGTTGGAGCGAAGCCCTCACTTGGTACGAAGAAGCGCTACGTCGCAACCCGCAACAGCCGGTCTTGGAAGAGCGGCTCCATCTCACGCGCATCCACTACGATCTCTCCGGCCGTTTCGGCGACCCGACTTATCGCGAGAGCCTCAAGACGCTCGGGCGCGATAAGACGCTGGAGCTGTACGACGAAATCCTGACGAAGATCCAGACGCATTACGTCGAGCCGCCCCACTGGCAGCAGCTGGTCGATAGCGGCACCGCGGGCCTGATGGAAGCGATGCTCGACCCACTCTTCCTCGAAGCGACGCTGCCCGGCGTGCCGCAAGCTCGCGTCGAAGCGTTTCGCCGCGTGCTTCGCGACCGCGTGTTCGGCGTGGCGACGCAGGATCGTCAAGGGACGTTGAACCTCGCAGCCCACGCCGCGCAATTGGCTCGCGAGCAATTGGGCATGAACGAAACCGCCGTGATCTACGAATACATCTGCGGCGCCGCGAACGCGCTTGATCCTTATTCGACGTTCCTCTCTTCGGGCAAGCTGAACGAAGTTTACTCGCAGATCGAAGGGAATTTCGTCGGCCTCGGGATCGAGCTCAAGGCGAACGACGGCGCGCTGTTGATCGTGAAAGTGTTCGGCGGCGGACCGGCCGATCGGGCCGGGCTGCGAGCGGGCGATCGGATCGTCGCCGTCGAAGGACGCACGACGCAAGAACTCTCCAGCGATCAAGCGGCCAACATGCTGCAAGGAACCGAAGGCTCGAGCGTCGAAGTGACGATCGCCTCGCCGGGAATCGCCGAACGACGGCTGCGCGTTCGCCGCGAGCAGATCGAAGTGCCGAGCATCGACGACATCAAGATCGTCGACGCGACGCTCGGCATCGCTTACCTCCGGCTCACCTGCTTCCAGAAGACCACGTCGCGCGATCTCGATGCCGCTCTCTGGCGCCTGCATCGCGAGGGGATGAAGAGCCTGATCATCGACCTTCGCGGCAACCCGGGGGGCTTGTTGAATATCTCGGTCGACGTCGTCGACAAGTTCGTGAACGAAGGAACGATCGTCTCGACGCGAGGTCGGAATCCGAACGAAGACTACAGCTACTCCGCTCGCAAGCCGGGGACGTGGCAAGTGCCGCTCGTCGTGCTGATCGACGGCGATAGCGCCAGCGCGAGCGAGATCTTCGCCGGAGCGATTCGCGACCACCGCCGAGGGACGATCGTCGGGGCGCGGAGCTACGGCAAGGGTTCGGTTCAAGGGATCTATCCGTTGAACACGGTCCAAGGGGGCATCCGCTTGACGACGGCGAAGTTCTACTCGCCGCAAGGGCATCCGTTCAGCCGGATCGGCGTATCGCCGGACGTGGCCGTAGCGCCGGTTCCGCCGCAAGCGACCGCGCAGTTCGCAGCCCGCCCGACCGACGACGGCCGCTTCGTGCAGCAAGCCCCGGCCGGCGACCCGGCGATGGATGCCGCCCTCGGCGTGGCTCGCAGCCAGTTCGCTCAGCGCTAG
- a CDS encoding MMPL family transporter, which translates to MYEYLGSFVARRWWLILVVWIAAAFVIHRSSPTWDQVTKDGDLAYLPARMTSVRGEKLYGEAFPDNKSRSQIVVVLERETGLLQTDLDLAHEIADWLTPVKPDVPATPEGAAAVAVGGANPSDAGAPAVPVAAPVDTKAFPKTQGMAIVEVTRPIRNLVGGSSSADDVVGQKLVSGDKKAAIVVCSLEHEFIAIDSVHVLLKTKKMVQEKVDAALKRAEDPVPAGLNWGLTGSAAVGGDTLLASDESVKNIHFATATLVLFILLIVYQAPILVFVPVITIGVAVFIAKDLVAALTQLGTVPGFEWFHFEIFKTSEIFIFVICFGSGTDFCLFLISRYKEELERGHDKVIALEHSLGSVGEALVGSAFTTVCGLGMMFFSDFGKFTYSGPAIALCLVVTLLSCLTFAPALLRACGKTVFWPFGLKVRPATVRGAHEPSPHDHGLIGRFWSWTSDHIMARPGTLLLVSLVVMAPIAWEGLSVKISYDLLADLPPAAPTLEGTRMLKKHFPAGEMGPITMLVKRDGQNMDLDTPEHRAEIRDLTRTLFADMQGDVQSVRSLMYPTGYEGNDSTPAETGEAPKKRGGLFGGGLKNIIIKEHDQSKKIYVAMAGPRKGTVTRFDIITKYDPFSVEAEQVLGKLEGFTTAKSSDPNSPWHGSSFDFIGTTAGTRDLKAVITSDERLIQQLVVLAVFAVILSILRRPMICLYLIFTVVFSYFVTIGATEWVFERMYGADFTGLDWKVPIFLFVILVAVGEDYNIYLATRIFEEEKRLGRERGLREAIIKTGGIITSCGVIMAGTFVSLMFGTLKAMHALGFALTFGVILDTFIVRPILVPAFLAWLYRVIPERKPATSAILDVPAGEPMGETALLAAVGADPLAIPTKPHTEQHARRTVNR; encoded by the coding sequence ATGTATGAATATCTAGGTTCGTTCGTCGCGCGTCGTTGGTGGCTGATCCTGGTCGTTTGGATTGCCGCCGCCTTCGTCATCCATCGCAGCTCTCCCACTTGGGACCAAGTCACCAAAGACGGCGATCTCGCGTATCTGCCGGCCCGCATGACTTCGGTGCGCGGCGAGAAGCTGTACGGCGAAGCATTTCCCGACAATAAATCACGCAGTCAAATCGTCGTCGTGCTGGAACGCGAGACCGGGTTGCTGCAGACCGATCTGGACCTGGCGCACGAAATCGCCGACTGGCTCACGCCGGTCAAGCCCGACGTGCCGGCAACCCCCGAGGGGGCCGCAGCCGTCGCCGTAGGCGGCGCGAACCCGAGCGATGCCGGCGCGCCGGCCGTGCCCGTCGCGGCCCCGGTCGACACGAAAGCGTTCCCGAAGACGCAAGGGATGGCGATCGTCGAAGTGACGCGTCCGATCCGTAATCTGGTCGGGGGCAGCTCTTCGGCCGACGACGTCGTCGGGCAAAAGCTCGTCAGCGGCGACAAGAAAGCCGCGATCGTCGTCTGTTCGTTGGAACACGAGTTCATCGCGATCGACTCGGTTCACGTCTTGCTGAAGACCAAGAAGATGGTCCAGGAGAAGGTCGACGCGGCCTTGAAACGCGCGGAAGATCCGGTCCCCGCCGGGTTGAACTGGGGCCTGACCGGTTCCGCGGCCGTCGGCGGCGATACGCTGCTGGCTTCCGACGAGAGCGTGAAGAACATCCACTTCGCGACTGCGACATTGGTCCTCTTCATTCTCTTGATCGTCTATCAAGCACCGATCTTGGTGTTCGTGCCGGTCATCACGATCGGCGTCGCCGTCTTCATCGCCAAAGACTTAGTCGCCGCGCTCACGCAACTCGGCACGGTTCCCGGCTTCGAGTGGTTTCATTTCGAAATCTTCAAGACCTCGGAAATCTTCATCTTCGTCATCTGCTTCGGCTCCGGCACCGACTTCTGTCTGTTCTTGATCTCGCGCTACAAAGAAGAACTGGAGCGCGGTCACGATAAGGTCATCGCCTTAGAGCACTCGCTCGGGTCCGTCGGTGAAGCACTCGTCGGCAGCGCGTTCACCACCGTCTGCGGGCTCGGCATGATGTTCTTTTCCGACTTCGGAAAGTTCACCTACAGCGGCCCTGCCATCGCGCTCTGCCTCGTCGTCACGCTCCTCTCGTGCCTTACGTTCGCTCCGGCTCTGTTGCGAGCTTGCGGCAAGACCGTGTTTTGGCCGTTCGGGCTGAAGGTGCGGCCGGCGACCGTTCGCGGCGCACACGAACCCTCGCCGCACGACCACGGCCTGATCGGCCGCTTCTGGAGTTGGACGAGCGACCACATCATGGCTCGGCCCGGCACGTTGCTGCTGGTCAGCTTGGTCGTGATGGCGCCGATTGCGTGGGAAGGGTTGAGCGTGAAGATCAGCTACGATCTACTCGCCGACCTGCCGCCCGCCGCCCCGACGCTCGAAGGAACGCGAATGCTCAAAAAGCATTTCCCCGCGGGCGAAATGGGACCGATCACGATGCTCGTCAAACGAGACGGGCAGAACATGGATCTCGACACGCCGGAGCATCGGGCCGAAATTCGCGACCTCACGCGCACGCTCTTCGCCGATATGCAGGGGGACGTGCAATCGGTTCGCAGCTTGATGTACCCGACCGGCTATGAGGGGAACGATTCGACTCCCGCCGAGACGGGTGAAGCGCCCAAAAAGCGCGGCGGCCTCTTCGGCGGCGGATTGAAGAACATCATCATCAAGGAACACGATCAGTCGAAGAAGATCTATGTCGCGATGGCGGGCCCGCGCAAGGGAACGGTCACGCGGTTCGACATCATCACGAAATACGATCCGTTCTCGGTCGAAGCCGAACAGGTGCTCGGTAAGTTGGAAGGCTTCACCACGGCGAAGTCGTCGGACCCGAACTCTCCGTGGCACGGCTCCTCGTTCGACTTCATCGGCACGACCGCCGGCACGCGCGACTTGAAAGCCGTGATCACGAGCGACGAGCGGTTGATTCAGCAACTCGTCGTGCTCGCCGTGTTCGCGGTGATCCTCTCGATTCTGCGCCGCCCGATGATCTGCCTCTACCTGATCTTCACGGTCGTGTTCAGTTACTTCGTGACGATCGGCGCCACGGAATGGGTCTTCGAGCGGATGTACGGCGCCGATTTCACCGGACTTGATTGGAAAGTGCCGATCTTCTTGTTCGTGATCCTCGTCGCGGTCGGCGAAGACTACAACATCTATCTCGCCACGCGCATCTTCGAGGAAGAAAAGCGGCTCGGTCGCGAGCGCGGCCTGCGCGAGGCGATCATCAAGACCGGCGGCATCATCACCAGTTGCGGCGTGATCATGGCGGGCACATTCGTCTCGCTCATGTTCGGCACGCTGAAAGCGATGCACGCGCTCGGCTTCGCGCTGACGTTCGGCGTGATCCTCGACACGTTCATCGTGCGCCCGATCTTGGTGCCGGCCTTCTTGGCTTGGCTCTATCGTGTGATTCCGGAG